The Notamacropus eugenii isolate mMacEug1 chromosome 4, mMacEug1.pri_v2, whole genome shotgun sequence DNA window TGGCTTAGTGACCCTAATTTTGAGTCAGGGGCTGGGGAGGTGAGGCCTCAGGGATGAACAGGGACTGTGGGGTCCCCAGGATGTTGGAGAAAGCCCAAGCTGAGCTGGACAGTTCCCCATGCAGCCTCTGGGAGTGTGGCTAGCAATCACTCCCTGCAAGTTCAGGAGACCTTGGTCTAGCCACTGAACTCACTGGCTGACCTCAGAAAAGTCAATTCCTCTCTTAGGGAAATGAGACACGGAGGTGACTCCTACTTTTCAGTTCTATGGTCTAAAGATGTTGCCATCGAACTTGGAGCCAGGAGATATGGGGCAGGAAGTATGGTTCAGGCGACCATGCAATggctggctctgaagtcaggggTCTGGGTTCGAATCCACttctgatactagctgtgtgacctggggcctgtttcctcatctgtaaagtgaaagggttGGCCTGGATGGCCAGTGAAACCCTTTGCAGGTGTGAATCACGAGGGTACCACGAAATGACAACcattatgtttttattattctaGTATTTGAGTGCCAGGaaagagctgggggaggggaggtgaagAGGCAGGTGGAGGGAGCAGATGGCAGCCCTCCCTAGGGCCTTCCTCTCCCCACAGGAAGTCCCCATGGGGCAGCCCCCCCAGAGGTGCCCTCTCTGCACCTGTGGTTCTGGTTTCCAGGGTTGACTCTTCATACCTCAAGAGGCTgatgggatgggagtggggaggggagctgGCGGGCATCCGAGGTGTGGGTCGTTTGTCTCCTCTGAAGCTGGGCCTTACCGGGTTAAAGGGAGCTCTTAAACCAGTCTGACGCATAGTTCCCTATCGTTAAAGTCTTTACCCCTTGGTGGGGGGCGCGGTGTGTAGAAAGAGGTGTCAGGTCAGTCTTTGGACTTTTGAGTTAGAAGATCCTGGGTTTGGATCCCAGTTCTGCTGCGCACTTGATcccttgaccttgggcaaggcattgtccttttttgggcctcagtttctccttaaGTGGACTGGGTGACCCCCATCCATGCACTGACATTAGCTgcgtgactatgggcaagtctcttctctgggctgagtttcctcttctgtgaaattagGGAAAGAGTACGGAccctgaaaaaaaagaatgacctcGGGCCTTAGCTGAGAGAAATTCACGAATTTAGGCAGATGACGTCACAGACCTTCCCTTCCCCTGCACCCCCAGGCCTCCGTAGGCCTCAGGTGAAGACCCCCCCTACCTTAAGACGAGAAAAGTACCTACGTGCATCGGTAGAGTGAAGCTCCCCCCAATCCAGGCCCAttgctctgccctcaaggaagatACCCCTCCCACCCCGAGTTTCCCTGGAAACCAGTGATGTCATGTTGGGTTGCCACGGCAACCAGATAGTGAAAAAGAATGGTCCTTTGGAGTTTGCAGGGGCCACCCCTGTAGGCCCTAGCCACTGGGCATCTGCTGGGTGGGGATCGGGGCGGCTGTGTGACAGGGGACCGGCTGACCTCTGGCTTTGTCCCTGGCAGACCTGCGGAGGATGACAGCTGAATCGGCTGAAGGAGGTAGGGTCCTGGCTGGGGCAGGGCTAGAGAAGAGGGGACTCTCTGAGCCGCTGGGGGAGGGCTGTGTTTAGGGGCTGCTGCTGatcacttcccctttctctccctgctccagGTGAAACTCTTCGTCACCCAGGACGTCCCTTACTAGTATCTTTTCTCAGCAGGAAGTGGGGGCGGGAGGCAGGAACCCTGGACAGCTCTTACTTGCCCCTCTATTTCTGTTCTTGGTAGCTGCTGACTCTCAGTTCCCCTCAGGGCCCTCTCCCACTCCCCAGGCTCTATAAGGACAGTCTTCCACTGGAGGGGTGGTTCCCCAGAAGGCATCTAATGAGGGGAAGCAGGTGTCTGGGATAAAGGCAAAAATCTCACTAGGGCAAAGGGTTCTTCTCCTTGGAATTAGCCCCCCTGGCCTCCTACTTACAGTCCCTCCGTTTGGGGCAAGGGTAGCTGGCAGCCCCTCATTCCTCTGACCTGAGCAATGGAGCAGCCAGCTCCGGCTCCTGTCCTTCTGATTGGGCCGAGGGACTAACCAACCTCTACTCCCCAATTCCAGGCCCCTTCAAATCAGGGCCAGGTCAGGCCTCCCACTCCTCCAACCCTTCTATGTCCCTTCCTCTACTCCTTCCTTAACTCTACCACCAGTCACAACCTGGTGATGAAATACCTCCCTGGAGCCGACCCTGAATTGGTGCTGCTAGGTTACCAGTATGAGGAGCTTGAGGTGAGACCCCATCCCATACACACAcagggggggtggggaaggccCTCCCTGTGAAGATTTAGCACAGCTAGTGGGAAGGGGGGCACGGCTGTGGTTCAGTCTTGAGTCTGTTCTGTTGATTCCCATTATCCTGGGATCCACTCTGACCTTTTTTTGCTCCTTTACAGAGAATTCCCCTCCGTGACATGACCCGGGAGGAGATCAACCAGATGCTGAAGGATCTGGGCTTCTATCGGAAACAAAGTCCGGATGCCCCTGTACCTCCTGAGTTCCAGAATGCCCCAGCTAGGCCCCTGGAAGCAAAGGCACCCAATCCAGTGCCCCATGGGGATTCACTGCCTACACACCTGGACCTCTAGGCCCATGGACCATGGCCCCCACCCTAGCTGGCAGCTGTGAAATGGTGTTGCATGCTGTGTTCCCTAACGAGTTGAGGTGCCAGGGCCATGCCCATGCTCCCAAGGGAAGGTCTGGCACACTGCTGGGACCACCCACACACCTCAACTTGCCTGGCAGTGCCCCttgggggtgggagagtggctatCTGCTAGAGTCTAGGAGAAGTGGCAAGTTGGTCTGCATGGGTGGCATTGGGACCCTGTCCACAGCACCCTGCCCCCACGTCATGTCACCAAGGACAGGATGAAGCTCTCAGCTCAAAGGGTTACTCTTGCTGAGGGCAGATGGCTGCGTCCTTGGGGCCAGGCCAGGGGTGTGTGTGGAGGCTGGGGCTGaggtctttccctttcccttgtgCAGTAAAAGCCCCCATTCCAACCTGCAATGCCTGTATGTCTATGTCTTTGCCCTTCCCATCACTAGTCTAGGAGGTACCAGGGACTTTGGAAACTGGGCTGGAATGCCCAGGCTGAGGGTGACTGCCGTCCTCTTCTCACAACTCCCCCAGATGCCACATCAAGATTCACTCTCAGGGGCAGTACATAGagcaccggccctggagtcaggaggacctgagttcagatccttactcagacacttactagctgtgtgatcctgggcaagtcactgaaccctgattgtctccaaatgaaaaaaaaaagattcagcccgagtgaccttggacaagtctctctACCTCTGGCCTCTGTAAAAGCAGTGGTTTAGACTAAAAAGCCCCTGAAGTCCCCTCCAGGTCTGGACTGATGGTCCTGTGACCAGGGTCAAACTCTGGTGACCCCAGTCAGGATCCCACCTGACTCTTATCCAGCCCTCTGCAGAAGGCAGCCTGGGCACAGGTAGCCCATAGGGGAACAGTGTGGGAGGGGGGCTGGGCATACCTCACCCCTCTGGGAGCCAACAAAAAGTCCCCCACATGTGTgttggggcgggggtgggggggagttcCCTGGGATCTGGCTGGTTCCCC harbors:
- the SELENOM gene encoding selenoprotein M, which produces MTWHSPSPPSPLLPSPFSRHLHPIRPVAPSQARSSAPARIPTPVPAPSPTPAPGPGPPSAAPMRRLLPLILLPGLFVAFQPDWNKLRGLARGRVETCGGUQLNRLKEVKLFVTQDVPYYHNLVMKYLPGADPELVLLGYQYEELERIPLRDMTREEINQMLKDLGFYRKQSPDAPVPPEFQNAPARPLEAKAPNPVPHGDSLPTHLDL